Genomic DNA from Thermus amyloliquefaciens:
GCCACCTCCGGCACGGTTGGGCCAGGGGTGGCGGTTGAGGAAGCGGGAGGGATCGAAAGGCGGTCACGGAAATGCCCAGGCAATGGGCGGCTTCTTGCGGGGTGGAGAGGGGGGGTCTACCCATCCTTCAAGGCCAGGGGATGCGCACCCCAGGGAAGTGGAGGGGTCGGGCCTCCTCGCCCGGGAGGAGGATACGGTGCTCCGTGTAGAGGTTTTCCTTGGGGTGGCGGAAGATGTGGAGGCGGTTTTCCCCCAGGTCCAGGATCCAGACCTCGGGGATGCCCGCTTGGGCGTAAAGGGGAAGCTTGATGTTCCGGTCATACTCCAGGCTGGACTCGGACACCTCCACCAGAAGCAGGATATCCTCGGGGGTTGGAAGGGCCTCCCAGTAGTCCTTGGGCCGAAGGAGGGCCAGGTCCGGTTGGGGCTCGGAGCCCGGGGGCAGGCGCACAGGGTTTTGCGGCCAGATGCGGGCCTTCTCCCCTAGGGCCTGGGCAAACCTGGCGGTCAGACGGGCCACCGTCTCCGCATGCTTCGGACCGATCGGGCTCATCTGGTACACCTCCCCGTCCAGAAGCTCCACCCCCGTGACCCCCTGGAAAACCCGCTCAAACTCCTCTATCCCGAAGCGGTACCGCTGGGCCATGGCCCTAGCGTAGCATGGGGGCATGAACCCCGTGGAGTTCATCCGCGAGAAGCGGGAGGGCCTCAAGCACCGGCGCGAGGACCTGAAGGCCTTTCTCCTGGGCTACTTGAGGGA
This window encodes:
- a CDS encoding Uma2 family endonuclease, with translation MAQRYRFGIEEFERVFQGVTGVELLDGEVYQMSPIGPKHAETVARLTARFAQALGEKARIWPQNPVRLPPGSEPQPDLALLRPKDYWEALPTPEDILLLVEVSESSLEYDRNIKLPLYAQAGIPEVWILDLGENRLHIFRHPKENLYTEHRILLPGEEARPLHFPGVRIPWP